A section of the Thunnus albacares chromosome 6, fThuAlb1.1, whole genome shotgun sequence genome encodes:
- the her8.2 gene encoding hairy-related 8.2 — protein sequence MTASSMAHNVGKHPSAKEERKLRKPLIERKRRERINNCLDQLKETVIGAFRLDQSKLEKADILEMTVKHLQNIQSNKLHDPTLGLEAQQKYSTGYIQCMHEVHNMLLTCDWMDKTLGSRLLNHLLKSLPRSTYEHPLQPTPRHDVPPPASQGTGLPSTPLRGDPLPERQLQVEGPTCHVAGRQERAALHSSHLGMLEMWRPW from the exons ATGACTGCTTCATCTATGGCGCACAATGTGGGAAAACATCCCAGTGccaaggaggagagaaag TTGAGAAAGCCGCTTATTGAGAGGAAACGACGGGAGAGGATAAACAATTGTTTGGATCAGCTGAAAGAAACTGTGATCGGAGCGTTCAGACTTGAT CAATCAAAACTGGAGAAAGCTGATATTCTGGAGATGACAGTGAAACATCTGCAAAACATCCAGAGCAATAAACTCCACG ACCCCACATTAGGCCTGGAGGCCCAGCAGAAATACAGCACAGGATACATCCAGTGCATGCACGAGGTGCACAACATGCTCCTCACCTGTGACTGGATGGACAAAACTCTCGGCTCCCGCCTGCTCAACCACCTCCTCAAGTCCCTGCCCAGGTCCACCTACGAGCACCCTCTTCAGCCTACACCCAGACATGATGTCCCTCCTCCAGCCAGCCAAGGCACAGGACTCCCCAGCACACCCCTCAGAGGGGACCCCTTGCCCGAGAGGCAGCTGCAGGTGGAGGGGCCCACCTGCCATGTGGCTGGACGTCAGGAGAGAGCCGCGCTCCACAGCTCCCACCTGGGGATGCTGGAGATGTGGAGGCCCTGGTGA